In candidate division WOR-3 bacterium, the following are encoded in one genomic region:
- a CDS encoding S9 family peptidase produces MQFHLRHHRLKDFKESGSEQIPLLWILLSGHKYYPVAAAMKKILFFILILILTLPGYGKTKGYQKGSLYIEKIPEIPSRLIADLLPYQNVHHASFCDWLPDDKGILIRTRLGDVAQIHLVAHPAGFRKQLTFFKEPVAGGLVCPDPEKPFFLFTKDSAGNELNRIYRYNYKTGKIQVLTRESSRYRAIKWNNRGDKFAFSSTKRNGKDYDIYLGSADGPEDHQCILKQEGYWRAVDFSPDDKRLLVEHYVSANESYYYILNIKTKKLTRINPVTQKISYDDARWAKDGKGLYFTSDQFSDFKQLVYHDLVDQKNIPLTRSIPWDIVDFDLSPSGDTIAFISNENGITKLYFLNTKTHTITQAHLPEGLIYGIKFKPDGKELAFVRNSSKTPGDVYTLNLKKKTLVRWTYSEVGGLNTELFVTPELIHYPTFDSINGEPRMIPAFYYRPTGFKPPYPVLIICHGGPESQYLPFFSSLTQFYLNEMGLAVIAPNIRGSSGYGKEYLMLDNGYHREDAVKDIGALLDWIEKQPELDQTRVAISGGSYGGYLVLAAMVHYSNRLSCGIDACGISNFVTFLEKTGAYRRDLRRAEYGDERDPQMREFLQKISPLTNADRIKKPLLVIQGANDPRVPVAEAEQIIRAVRKNRVDVWYLLAEDEGHGFRKKANRDFSYYAQILFLKKYLLNR; encoded by the coding sequence ATGCAGTTTCATCTTCGGCATCATCGCCTTAAAGATTTTAAAGAAAGCGGTTCAGAACAGATTCCATTACTTTGGATTTTATTGTCTGGGCATAAGTATTATCCTGTTGCTGCTGCGATGAAAAAGATATTGTTTTTTATATTAATCTTAATTTTGACCCTGCCGGGTTATGGAAAAACAAAGGGGTATCAAAAAGGTTCTCTGTACATTGAAAAGATCCCGGAAATCCCATCCCGACTCATTGCAGATCTTCTTCCTTACCAGAATGTTCACCACGCATCGTTCTGCGACTGGCTTCCTGATGATAAAGGCATCCTCATCCGCACAAGACTCGGGGACGTCGCCCAGATACACCTGGTGGCGCATCCTGCGGGTTTCAGAAAACAGCTGACCTTTTTCAAAGAACCTGTAGCCGGTGGTCTTGTCTGCCCTGACCCTGAAAAGCCTTTCTTCCTCTTCACCAAAGACTCCGCCGGTAATGAGTTGAATCGGATCTATCGATATAATTACAAAACCGGCAAGATACAGGTACTGACCAGAGAAAGTTCCCGTTATCGGGCGATCAAATGGAACAATAGAGGTGATAAATTCGCATTCTCCAGTACAAAGAGAAACGGAAAAGACTATGATATTTACCTGGGAAGCGCGGACGGTCCGGAAGATCATCAGTGTATATTAAAGCAAGAGGGTTACTGGCGGGCAGTGGACTTTTCACCTGACGACAAAAGGCTGCTCGTCGAACATTATGTTTCGGCGAATGAATCATACTATTACATCCTGAATATCAAAACGAAAAAGTTGACCCGGATAAACCCGGTGACTCAAAAAATTTCTTATGACGACGCACGCTGGGCAAAAGACGGCAAAGGGCTCTATTTCACATCTGATCAATTCAGTGATTTCAAACAGCTCGTTTATCACGACCTGGTTGATCAAAAAAACATCCCCCTCACCCGAAGCATCCCCTGGGACATTGTGGACTTCGACCTCTCACCATCAGGCGACACGATCGCCTTTATCAGCAATGAAAACGGAATAACGAAGTTATATTTTCTGAATACAAAGACCCATACCATCACGCAGGCGCATCTACCTGAAGGATTGATATACGGAATAAAATTCAAACCCGACGGAAAAGAGCTCGCCTTTGTGAGAAATTCTTCCAAAACACCGGGCGACGTCTATACCCTGAATTTAAAAAAGAAAACACTTGTGCGCTGGACATACAGTGAGGTCGGTGGTTTAAACACCGAACTCTTCGTCACACCGGAATTGATTCATTATCCGACATTCGACAGTATCAACGGCGAGCCGAGAATGATTCCTGCTTTCTATTATCGGCCGACCGGCTTCAAACCGCCCTATCCGGTGTTGATAATCTGCCACGGCGGTCCGGAAAGCCAGTATCTTCCCTTCTTCTCCTCATTAACTCAGTTCTACTTAAACGAGATGGGGCTCGCGGTCATCGCGCCGAACATCAGAGGCTCGTCTGGTTACGGCAAAGAGTATTTAATGCTCGACAACGGCTATCACAGAGAAGATGCGGTTAAAGATATCGGTGCACTCCTGGACTGGATAGAGAAACAACCTGAGCTCGATCAAACCCGTGTTGCAATAAGCGGCGGTTCCTACGGCGGCTACCTGGTTCTCGCCGCGATGGTCCATTACAGTAACCGCTTATCCTGCGGCATTGATGCCTGCGGAATCAGCAATTTTGTAACCTTTCTTGAAAAGACCGGTGCATATCGCCGGGATTTGAGAAGGGCTGAATATGGAGATGAACGTGACCCGCAGATGCGTGAATTCCTCCAGAAGATATCTCCCCTGACAAACGCCGACCGGATAAAAAAACCCCTTCTTGTGATCCAGGGAGCAAACGACCCGCGTGTTCCGGTCGCAGAAGCAGAACAGATCATCCGGGCGGTGCGAAAAAACAGGGTGGATGTGTGGTATCTTCTGGCTGAAGACGAAGGTCACGGTTTCAGGAAAAAGGCGAATCGTGACTTTTCATACTATGCGCAAATTCTTTTTTTGAAAAAATATTTATTGAACAGGTAA
- a CDS encoding undecaprenyl-diphosphate phosphatase, translating to MIIKTVILGIVQGLTEFLPISSSGHLAVLEKYFGISEPVTLSVFLHFGTFLATVVFFFKPIRDIIKGIFKKEKESINYLGYIIIGTIPIGIFGFIFRTQIEQTFSDMLMITLFLGATGTILLLTTIIKRGEAKVNFLSALVIGFSQMFAVFPGISRSGMTISAALFSKVAPERAFNFSFLLSLPAILGANIIEVSSIPKIENPLSVIIGMVCSFIFGIIALKILKKAVQNRFHYFGFYCLGISIILLLLR from the coding sequence ATGATTATAAAAACAGTCATTCTCGGCATTGTTCAGGGATTAACCGAGTTTCTGCCCATTTCGAGTTCAGGCCATCTCGCTGTGCTGGAAAAATACTTCGGAATCAGTGAACCGGTCACCCTTTCAGTGTTTTTGCACTTCGGAACCTTCCTCGCAACAGTGGTCTTTTTCTTTAAACCGATCAGGGATATAATAAAAGGTATATTCAAAAAAGAAAAGGAAAGTATTAATTATCTCGGGTATATAATCATCGGTACGATCCCCATCGGAATATTCGGTTTTATCTTCAGAACGCAGATTGAACAGACCTTTTCTGATATGCTGATGATTACACTCTTTCTAGGTGCCACGGGAACGATCTTACTCTTGACCACCATCATAAAAAGGGGTGAAGCAAAAGTGAATTTCCTATCCGCCCTTGTCATCGGGTTCAGCCAGATGTTTGCCGTCTTCCCGGGGATTTCACGTTCCGGTATGACGATATCCGCCGCCCTCTTTTCAAAGGTGGCTCCTGAACGAGCATTTAATTTTTCATTTCTACTGTCACTGCCCGCTATTCTGGGAGCCAACATCATTGAGGTAAGTTCAATCCCAAAAATAGAAAATCCGCTCTCTGTCATCATCGGCATGGTATGCAGTTTCATCTTCGGCATCATCGCCTTAAAGATTTTAAAGAAAGCGGTTCAGAACAGATTCCATTACTTTGGATTTTATTGTCTGGGCATAAGTATTATCCTGTTGCTGCTGCGATGA